A single genomic interval of Astyanax mexicanus isolate ESR-SI-001 chromosome 4, AstMex3_surface, whole genome shotgun sequence harbors:
- the LOC111194536 gene encoding CD59 glycoprotein isoform X2: protein MMKILLVTLLLVGLIMSGSALKCNYCITSGAGSTCSVTKETCGYKKDACISAFFTTAPYSRFRRCIAMSDCEIMKMLSNLNFRCCQTDLCN from the exons ATGATGAAGATCCTGTTGGTGACTCTGCTTCTTGTTGGGCTGATCATGAGTG GTTCTGCCTTGAAATGTAACTACTGTATTACATCTGGAGCTGGAAGCACTTGCAGTGTCACCAAAGAAACCTGTGGCTATAAGAAAGATGCCTGCATCTCTGCCTTTTTCACCACTGCCCCCT ATTCCCGCTTCAGAAGGTGCATTGCTATGTCTGACTGCGAAATCATGAAGATGCTCTCAAACCTCAACTTCCGATGCTGTCAGACAGACCTTTGCAATTAG
- the LOC111194536 gene encoding CD59 glycoprotein isoform X1: MKHWDVLFTIKAQTETPSFSEVKKKVFFCCGMMKILLVTLLLVGLIMSGSALKCNYCITSGAGSTCSVTKETCGYKKDACISAFFTTAPYSRFRRCIAMSDCEIMKMLSNLNFRCCQTDLCN, translated from the exons ATGAAGCATTGGGACGTCTTGTTCACAATCAAAGCTCAGACAGAAACACCCTCTTTCTCTGAAGTCAAA AAAAAAGTCTTTTTCTGCTGTGGAATGATGAAGATCCTGTTGGTGACTCTGCTTCTTGTTGGGCTGATCATGAGTG GTTCTGCCTTGAAATGTAACTACTGTATTACATCTGGAGCTGGAAGCACTTGCAGTGTCACCAAAGAAACCTGTGGCTATAAGAAAGATGCCTGCATCTCTGCCTTTTTCACCACTGCCCCCT ATTCCCGCTTCAGAAGGTGCATTGCTATGTCTGACTGCGAAATCATGAAGATGCTCTCAAACCTCAACTTCCGATGCTGTCAGACAGACCTTTGCAATTAG